From the genome of Desmodus rotundus isolate HL8 chromosome 2, HLdesRot8A.1, whole genome shotgun sequence, one region includes:
- the CEP19 gene encoding centrosomal protein of 19 kDa: protein MMCTAKKCGVRFQPPAIILIYENEMKGKSRQRIMPVRNFSKFSDCNRAAEQLKNNPRHKSYLEQVSLRQLEKLFSFLRGYLWGQSLAETMEQIRRETTIDPEEDLNKLDDKELAKRKSIMDELFEKNQKKKDDPNFVYDIEVEFPQDELQSCGWDTESADEF from the exons ATGATGTGCACTGCCAAGAAATGTGGAGTTAGGTTCCAGCCTCCAGCTATTATATTAATCTATGAGAATGAAATGAAGGGGAAAAGTCGCCAGCGCATTATGCCTGTACGAAACTTTTCCAAGTTTTCAG ATTGCAACAGAGCTGCTGAACAATTAAAGAATAATCCACGACACAAGAGTTACTTGGAACAGGTGTCCCTGAGACAGCTAGAGAAGTTATTCAGTTTTTTACGAGGTTACTTATGGGGACAGAGTTTGGCAGAAACAATGGAACAGATTCGACGGGAAACAACTATTGATCCTGAGGAAGACCTGAACAAACTAGATGACAAGGAACTTGCCAAAAGGAAGAGCATCATGGATGAACTTTTTGAGAAAAATCAGAAGAAGAAGGATGATCCAAATTTTGTTTATGACATTGAAGTTGAGTTTCCACAGGATGAACTGCAGTCCTGTGGCTGGGACACAGAGTCAGCAGATGAGTTCTGA